A portion of the Candidatus Saccharimonadales bacterium genome contains these proteins:
- the pilM gene encoding type IV pilus assembly protein PilM, translating to MRLQTPLVYRKSSLMGLDIGSHNAKLVQVRHGNKGVDVVAYGHVNFTAESVVEGIVVDPESLAKQIAPVLTSSGSKFSAKKVATALPVAKVFTRTLQLPIMDKKDLEEAIRLEAEQSIPVPPTDLYMDYEIIGINKPEKGEPHTDILMVAAPRAIVDSYVKLITALGLGIAAVEISLMSITRSVMAASNAQGPSLILDFGSISADLAVYDQVIRFTGTIPVGGDQVTAALVKNLGITTEQANEIKYKFGIGTSGLQSKVMEALDPLLKSLISEMKKAMKYYQDRTTGKQQISSVVVSGGSANMPGLTDYLTKSLGVPLTVANPWQNLGIKHVKSPDPLEAPMYATAIGLALLEVMP from the coding sequence GTGAGGTTGCAAACTCCCCTGGTCTACCGCAAGAGCTCCCTAATGGGTCTCGACATTGGTAGTCATAATGCCAAGTTAGTTCAGGTTCGCCATGGCAACAAGGGTGTTGATGTGGTGGCCTATGGTCATGTCAACTTCACGGCCGAATCAGTCGTGGAGGGCATTGTGGTTGATCCCGAAAGTTTGGCCAAACAAATCGCCCCTGTGCTTACCAGCAGCGGATCGAAGTTTAGTGCCAAAAAAGTGGCCACGGCCCTGCCAGTGGCCAAAGTTTTTACTAGGACCCTGCAACTACCGATCATGGACAAGAAGGACTTGGAAGAGGCCATTCGCCTGGAAGCCGAGCAGTCGATTCCGGTGCCGCCAACCGATTTGTACATGGATTATGAGATTATTGGCATTAATAAGCCCGAAAAAGGCGAACCCCACACCGATATTTTGATGGTGGCAGCGCCCAGAGCCATTGTTGATTCCTACGTCAAACTGATTACGGCCCTAGGTCTGGGTATTGCCGCTGTCGAAATTAGTTTAATGTCGATCACGCGCTCGGTCATGGCGGCCAGCAACGCTCAAGGCCCTAGTTTGATTTTGGACTTTGGCTCGATCTCGGCTGATCTGGCGGTTTACGATCAAGTTATTCGCTTTACTGGGACGATTCCGGTTGGTGGCGATCAAGTCACGGCCGCTCTAGTCAAAAACTTGGGCATAACCACCGAACAAGCTAATGAAATCAAATACAAGTTTGGCATTGGCACGAGTGGGTTGCAATCCAAGGTCATGGAAGCTTTGGATCCATTGTTAAAAAGTTTGATCAGCGAAATGAAGAAAGCCATGAAGTACTACCAAGATCGCACCACCGGCAAGCAGCAAATTAGCTCGGTGGTCGTCAGCGGCGGTAGTGCTAACATGCCGGGTCTAACTGATTATTTAACCAAAAGCCTGGGTGTCCCACTAACGGTAGCGAACCCCTGGCAAAATCTGGGCATTAAACACGTCAAAAGCCCAGATCCCCTGGAAGCGCCCATGTACGCCACTGCCATCGGCCTGGCTTTACTCGAGGTCATGCCATGA
- the pilO gene encoding type 4a pilus biogenesis protein PilO yields MKPKKFFFILLGLCLVLTIVLGGGFYMGIKKIRTQTGALARTAADATLAQEHLDQLSDLKKQFQELQPALAKLNVALPTDKNQSEVVLQIQQLAANAGMKLPSASFQANNGLPTSTSQTVRSGDVLALPINFQLSGSYDQLQAFLASVENLGRYSNVSALSITRADNNKGLTFSITLNVYVKP; encoded by the coding sequence GTGAAACCCAAGAAGTTCTTCTTTATCCTGCTAGGTCTGTGCTTGGTACTGACCATAGTTCTGGGTGGCGGCTTTTATATGGGTATCAAAAAGATCCGCACCCAAACCGGTGCTCTAGCCCGAACCGCGGCTGATGCCACGCTGGCTCAAGAACACCTTGATCAACTCAGTGATTTGAAGAAGCAGTTCCAAGAATTACAACCGGCGCTGGCTAAACTCAATGTCGCTCTACCAACGGACAAGAACCAGTCCGAGGTGGTTTTGCAAATCCAACAATTAGCCGCCAACGCCGGCATGAAATTGCCGAGCGCCAGTTTCCAAGCCAACAATGGCTTACCGACTTCTACCAGTCAAACCGTTCGCAGCGGCGATGTCCTAGCGCTGCCGATAAACTTCCAGCTATCCGGTAGTTACGATCAACTCCAAGCCTTCTTGGCCTCAGTCGAAAACCTCGGCCGCTACAGTAACGTTTCGGCCCTATCAATTACCCGAGCCGACAATAACAAAGGATTAACCTTTAGCATTACGCTAAATGTTTACGTCAAGCCATGA
- the tsaE gene encoding tRNA (adenosine(37)-N6)-threonylcarbamoyltransferase complex ATPase subunit type 1 TsaE, which translates to MNSATTYKTTTHGPSETIALGEKLGARLQGGEVIELASDLGGGKTTMAQGIAKGLGYDGDIVSPTFTISRVYQLSHGRELQHYDFYRLEPDDITAQELAEAAGDESKIVMIEWAGHVGANLPKDRLSVSLIALSETDREITFSGSGRYAKIIKDLKA; encoded by the coding sequence ATGAATTCCGCTACGACTTACAAAACCACTACACACGGGCCAAGCGAAACTATCGCACTTGGCGAGAAGCTCGGCGCCCGCCTTCAGGGCGGTGAGGTTATTGAGTTAGCTAGTGATCTGGGCGGTGGCAAAACCACCATGGCTCAGGGCATTGCGAAAGGTTTGGGGTATGACGGTGATATCGTCAGTCCAACCTTTACTATTAGCCGCGTTTATCAATTGTCCCATGGTCGCGAGTTACAGCACTATGATTTCTACCGATTGGAACCAGATGACATCACTGCCCAAGAACTGGCCGAAGCTGCGGGTGATGAATCTAAAATTGTCATGATCGAATGGGCCGGACATGTTGGAGCCAATCTGCCAAAAGATCGGCTCAGCGTCAGCCTAATTGCGCTCAGCGAAACCGATCGCGAAATTACTTTTTCTGGCAGTGGCCGCTATGCCAAAATCATCAAGGACTTGAAGGCATGA
- a CDS encoding PilN domain-containing protein: MINLLPPTVKAETSYAKRNRTVVRYVWLLSLVILIVGAEFAGAEVYISHQKQSYEKDIAAKQSQINGYKDLESQAQAANSRLKAFKTLVGDQARFSSLLADLAAHTPRGVFINSISLTGDSKQAVKIAATANSYSSAVSFRDALVTSSRIKDASIDDISNPADGVYKVNVTVAFKPGASR; this comes from the coding sequence ATGATCAACCTGCTGCCGCCAACAGTCAAAGCCGAAACCAGCTACGCCAAACGCAACCGCACTGTGGTCCGCTACGTTTGGTTGCTAAGCTTGGTGATTCTGATAGTCGGAGCCGAATTCGCCGGGGCTGAAGTCTATATTAGCCATCAAAAACAGTCTTACGAAAAAGACATTGCGGCTAAGCAAAGCCAAATTAATGGCTATAAAGATCTAGAATCGCAGGCTCAAGCGGCCAACAGCCGCTTGAAGGCCTTTAAAACTTTGGTGGGAGATCAGGCTCGCTTTTCCAGTCTGCTAGCTGACTTGGCGGCCCACACGCCGCGGGGCGTCTTCATCAATTCGATTAGTTTGACGGGGGATTCCAAGCAGGCTGTTAAAATTGCCGCCACTGCCAATTCTTACTCTTCGGCCGTCAGCTTTCGTGATGCCTTGGTAACGTCGAGCCGGATCAAAGATGCCTCGATTGACGATATCTCGAATCCAGCAGATGGGGTCTATAAAGTTAACGTGACAGTGGCCTTCAAACCAGGAGCGTCCAGGTGA
- a CDS encoding lamin tail domain-containing protein produces MKRISALSAAVIVCLSISQFVRAEATNHIVISELQTGSSASASQEFIELYNPTNQAISVEGWQLQYRPAGATSSWTNRTSSGLHGSIAANGYYLIAATTYLASADAAFSSGMAQSGGSVRIVDGTGQVIDVLGWGTAVEFEGSPAAAPAAGQSLERQPGEANPSGGNGIDSDNNQADFAIRQNPEPQSTVSAIEVPGDPITTPVTNPGSSTDTGSTPASSPSSVLGQPKINELFIDPAAPLTDLHDEFIELYNPTPSPIDLTGYVLKTGADFHDTYTIPSGSLAVGGYIALYSTQTHLSLTNTGGAAELLDASGGVVDQTDVYDGSLTGLSFSRFGDDWRWSTALTPGAANIYAAVPNATLASASSSARTSSRRAASSRSAASKVKAVKATKAPKVAGLLADQHTAGLASRWLIIGLATLTIGYAIYEFRYDLQNHYTRAKRNYRTWREARRPPSGR; encoded by the coding sequence ATGAAACGTATCAGTGCCCTTTCGGCCGCCGTAATTGTTTGCCTGAGCATTAGCCAGTTTGTGCGGGCTGAAGCGACCAATCACATTGTTATTAGCGAACTTCAAACTGGCTCGTCCGCCAGCGCTAGCCAAGAATTTATTGAACTCTACAATCCGACCAATCAAGCCATCTCGGTTGAAGGCTGGCAGTTGCAATATCGTCCAGCTGGAGCCACCAGCAGTTGGACTAATCGGACCAGCAGCGGGCTTCACGGCTCGATTGCAGCCAACGGCTATTATCTAATTGCGGCCACAACTTATCTCGCCAGTGCCGATGCGGCTTTTTCGTCCGGGATGGCCCAAAGCGGTGGTTCAGTTAGGATCGTCGATGGCACCGGACAAGTTATCGACGTTCTCGGTTGGGGGACGGCTGTTGAATTTGAAGGATCGCCAGCGGCAGCCCCGGCGGCTGGCCAAAGTTTGGAACGCCAGCCGGGTGAGGCCAACCCCAGCGGCGGAAATGGGATTGATAGTGATAACAACCAGGCTGATTTCGCCATTCGGCAAAACCCCGAGCCACAGTCAACTGTTAGTGCTATCGAAGTCCCGGGCGATCCAATAACAACACCGGTTACAAACCCGGGATCATCAACCGATACTGGCTCGACCCCAGCCAGCTCGCCTAGCTCGGTTCTGGGCCAACCCAAAATCAATGAGCTCTTCATCGATCCAGCCGCACCTTTGACAGACCTGCACGATGAATTCATTGAGCTCTATAATCCCACCCCTAGTCCAATTGATTTAACGGGCTACGTCCTCAAAACCGGGGCAGATTTTCATGACACCTACACTATCCCCAGTGGCAGTTTGGCGGTCGGCGGATATATAGCGCTCTATTCGACCCAAACCCACTTGAGTCTAACCAATACTGGCGGGGCAGCCGAATTGCTCGATGCGAGTGGCGGTGTGGTTGACCAAACTGATGTTTATGATGGTTCATTGACCGGCCTGAGCTTTTCAAGATTTGGCGATGATTGGCGCTGGAGCACCGCACTTACGCCTGGTGCTGCTAACATTTACGCGGCCGTGCCCAATGCCACCTTGGCTTCGGCCTCTAGCTCAGCTCGAACTTCCAGTCGGCGAGCGGCTAGTTCGAGATCGGCGGCTTCCAAAGTTAAGGCCGTTAAAGCCACCAAAGCTCCCAAGGTCGCTGGGCTGTTGGCCGACCAACACACTGCCGGGTTGGCCAGTCGGTGGTTGATCATTGGGCTGGCTACCCTTACTATTGGGTACGCAATCTATGAATTCCGCTACGACTTACAAAACCACTACACACGGGCCAAGCGAAACTATCGCACTTGGCGAGAAGCTCGGCGCCCGCCTTCAGGGCGGTGA
- a CDS encoding GspE/PulE family protein gives MQIADKELKKLLLASDKVKPVSLKDAEKFTEESGETLLQTVLKRKIISEKDLVKLYATSIDVPFVDLANVKLPKSTLTKIPERIARKYQVVLFGDKKGELDLAMADPEDFQAIDFIEKQLGHPVKVHAAASSDILALIDQYKGNIDSEITKAIHDSSEEESKDQEVSAKDLAEDAPIAKTVNIILEYGIKARASDVHIEPRENLVQVRYRIDGVLQESMTLPKPILNAVVSRIKILANLKIDEHRIPQDGRFKFSLGSKSVALRVSTLPVMDGEKVVMRLLDESTKAQTLEELGFEGRSLEVINRNLKKPHGMTLVTGPTGSGKSTTLYSILSLLNTPGINISTVEDPVEYRIQGVNQTQVNPKAGMTFANGLRALLRQDPNIIMVGEIRDKETADLAVQAALTGHIVLSTLHTNNAATTLPRLLDMGIEPFLIASTVNTVIGQRLVRRLCNVCRVQYLPSAEEMTDIRKTFQVDQALAAAVLPQAAPAAPEPKPATVEPAKAGMNERVVKPLHKITKDDSILDKITTDPNIINRPSDVNKPAAVAQAAPKIDPKTLSKDQFILFKPGPGCDQCGPTGYNGRIGIYEVLEIDAIVQKMIVTRATSEDIQTAGIKAGMKTMQQDGFTKAVRGLTTIEEILRVTKE, from the coding sequence ATGCAGATCGCGGATAAGGAGCTCAAGAAACTGCTGCTGGCTTCCGATAAGGTCAAGCCGGTCTCGCTCAAAGACGCCGAAAAATTCACCGAAGAATCGGGCGAAACCCTGCTTCAAACCGTCTTGAAGCGCAAAATTATTAGCGAAAAAGACTTGGTAAAGCTCTATGCCACTAGCATCGATGTACCGTTCGTGGATCTGGCCAACGTCAAGCTGCCCAAAAGCACTCTGACCAAAATCCCTGAACGGATTGCCCGCAAATATCAGGTCGTCTTGTTTGGCGATAAAAAGGGTGAGCTGGATTTGGCCATGGCCGACCCGGAAGATTTCCAAGCCATTGATTTCATCGAAAAGCAGCTCGGTCACCCCGTCAAAGTGCACGCCGCCGCTAGCTCCGACATTTTGGCCTTGATCGATCAGTACAAGGGCAACATCGATAGCGAAATTACCAAAGCCATTCACGATTCATCGGAAGAGGAAAGCAAGGATCAAGAGGTTAGTGCCAAGGATTTAGCCGAGGATGCGCCAATTGCCAAAACCGTGAACATCATTTTGGAATACGGCATCAAAGCTCGGGCCTCGGATGTTCACATCGAACCGCGCGAAAATTTGGTCCAAGTCCGCTACCGCATCGATGGGGTTTTGCAAGAAAGTATGACCCTTCCCAAACCGATTTTGAACGCCGTGGTTTCTCGTATCAAAATTCTAGCTAACCTTAAAATTGACGAACATCGTATCCCCCAGGATGGTCGTTTCAAATTTTCCTTGGGTTCCAAATCAGTGGCCCTTAGAGTTTCGACCCTACCGGTAATGGATGGCGAAAAAGTCGTCATGCGCTTGCTCGATGAATCAACCAAGGCCCAAACGCTGGAAGAATTAGGCTTCGAGGGGCGATCGCTGGAAGTCATTAACCGCAACCTGAAGAAACCCCATGGCATGACCCTAGTGACCGGCCCGACCGGTTCGGGTAAATCGACGACGCTGTATAGTATTTTGAGCTTGCTTAATACACCTGGCATCAACATTTCAACGGTCGAAGATCCGGTGGAATATCGCATCCAAGGCGTTAATCAAACCCAAGTTAACCCCAAAGCCGGCATGACTTTTGCCAATGGGCTTAGAGCCCTGCTGCGCCAAGACCCCAATATCATCATGGTCGGCGAGATTCGCGATAAAGAAACAGCCGATTTGGCGGTGCAGGCTGCCCTAACCGGCCACATTGTGCTCTCAACCCTGCACACCAACAATGCCGCCACCACCCTGCCGCGCTTGCTCGATATGGGGATTGAACCATTCCTAATCGCCTCCACCGTTAACACCGTTATTGGCCAGCGTCTGGTGCGCCGGTTGTGTAATGTTTGTCGCGTTCAGTATTTGCCCTCGGCCGAGGAGATGACCGATATCCGCAAGACTTTTCAGGTCGATCAAGCTCTGGCCGCGGCCGTCTTACCCCAGGCAGCGCCGGCGGCACCGGAACCAAAACCGGCAACCGTAGAACCTGCCAAAGCCGGTATGAATGAGCGAGTCGTAAAACCCTTACATAAAATCACCAAAGACGATTCAATTCTCGATAAAATTACGACCGACCCCAACATTATTAACCGCCCTTCGGATGTTAATAAACCGGCGGCTGTAGCCCAAGCCGCACCCAAAATCGATCCCAAAACGCTCAGCAAAGATCAATTTATTCTCTTCAAACCGGGACCTGGCTGTGATCAGTGCGGCCCGACAGGTTATAACGGCCGCATCGGCATCTACGAAGTCCTAGAAATTGATGCCATAGTCCAAAAAATGATTGTGACGCGCGCAACCAGCGAAGATATTCAAACCGCTGGCATCAAGGCTGGTATGAAAACGATGCAGCAAGATGGCTTTACCAAAGCCGTTCGCGGGCTAACTACAATCGAGGAGATCCTAAGGGTCACCAAAGAATAA
- a CDS encoding prepilin-type N-terminal cleavage/methylation domain-containing protein: MRKLLRRQQGFTLLELLIVIVIIGILALIIVPGLASGPKRARDAQRKSDMRAVKNALETYYNDNNAYPAGDYAGLSAHLVTAYIPSMPADPKSGNPAYVYTPVPSGCAAGACTSYVLDATLENTKDSQIKAGTTNTYEVTSTN, from the coding sequence ATGCGTAAATTGTTAAGAAGGCAGCAAGGTTTCACCCTGCTCGAACTTCTGATCGTAATCGTCATTATTGGTATTTTGGCGTTGATCATCGTGCCAGGTCTGGCCAGTGGTCCGAAGCGAGCCCGCGACGCTCAGCGTAAGAGTGATATGCGCGCGGTCAAAAACGCCCTCGAAACCTACTACAATGACAACAATGCCTATCCAGCTGGAGACTACGCTGGTCTAAGCGCCCATTTGGTGACGGCCTATATCCCCAGTATGCCGGCAGATCCTAAGTCCGGTAACCCCGCCTACGTTTACACCCCGGTCCCATCGGGTTGTGCCGCTGGCGCTTGTACTAGCTACGTCCTCGATGCAACCTTGGAAAACACCAAGGACTCGCAGATTAAAGCTGGTACGACCAACACCTACGAAGTCACCAGCACCAACTAG
- a CDS encoding trehalase family glycosidase — MKLIQLEQAAKRVLAANDQGDYTVPSTKLYPHQWLWDSAFIAIGLAHYDPVRAAQEIQTLLRSQWGNGMIPHVVFGASEDYWLDQKFWRSNRSKFAPRQVLTSGITQPPVIAMAAEIVAEHLGSALREEFIRQVYPALVAYHQWWYRERDPKGTGLVVLVHLWENGLDNTPPWTEMLQRVRLPLYLNIGLKLGLKSVVNRLRPDTRIVPTEERLDLHDAARSVVLAAKLRRKGYDGKKILKHPTIAVESLTTNCLLVVSNESLGRLAGLIDAKLPHELATAATRTKRAIQQLWDGQEFYSRDYTTGQLIKSPSINTFFPLIAGVATKAQAAKLVELLQDPKRYWPQFPVPTAALDWPGFSQKRYWQGPTWVNTNWLIIQGLRRYGYDDLASELRAKTLALVEKSGFSEYFSPLDGKPYGIEGFSWTAALVIDLLNE; from the coding sequence GTGAAGCTAATCCAACTCGAACAAGCTGCCAAACGAGTGTTGGCGGCCAACGATCAAGGTGACTATACGGTGCCTTCGACTAAACTCTACCCCCACCAATGGCTGTGGGATTCGGCCTTCATCGCCATTGGCTTGGCCCATTACGATCCGGTACGGGCGGCCCAAGAAATTCAAACACTGTTGCGTAGCCAGTGGGGTAACGGCATGATTCCACATGTGGTTTTTGGCGCTAGCGAAGATTACTGGTTGGATCAAAAATTCTGGCGCTCCAATCGCTCCAAATTTGCCCCCCGCCAGGTTTTGACATCGGGCATCACCCAACCACCAGTCATTGCCATGGCAGCCGAAATCGTGGCGGAACATTTGGGTTCGGCCCTGCGCGAGGAGTTCATCCGCCAAGTTTATCCGGCGCTAGTGGCCTATCACCAGTGGTGGTATCGGGAGCGCGATCCTAAAGGCACGGGCTTGGTGGTACTAGTACACTTGTGGGAAAACGGGCTGGATAATACACCCCCCTGGACCGAAATGCTTCAACGAGTGCGTCTGCCTCTGTATCTTAATATTGGCCTAAAGCTAGGTTTAAAATCGGTCGTCAATCGCCTGAGGCCTGATACCCGAATTGTGCCGACCGAAGAGCGGCTTGATCTCCATGATGCCGCCCGTTCCGTCGTGCTGGCAGCCAAACTGCGGCGCAAAGGCTATGATGGCAAAAAAATTCTTAAACACCCGACCATCGCAGTGGAGAGTTTGACCACCAATTGTCTGCTGGTTGTATCGAACGAATCACTCGGCCGCTTAGCCGGATTAATTGATGCTAAATTGCCTCACGAACTAGCAACCGCTGCCACTCGGACCAAGCGAGCCATCCAGCAACTCTGGGACGGCCAGGAGTTTTATTCTCGCGACTACACCACTGGCCAGCTGATTAAATCACCCTCTATCAACACTTTCTTCCCTCTGATTGCTGGTGTGGCGACCAAGGCACAAGCAGCAAAGTTGGTCGAACTTCTCCAGGATCCCAAACGTTATTGGCCACAATTTCCAGTGCCAACGGCCGCCCTGGATTGGCCAGGGTTTAGCCAGAAGCGCTATTGGCAGGGGCCGACGTGGGTCAACACTAACTGGCTGATCATTCAGGGGCTCAGGCGCTACGGCTATGACGATTTGGCCAGCGAACTGCGAGCCAAAACTCTCGCCTTGGTCGAGAAATCCGGTTTTAGCGAATATTTCTCCCCGCTGGATGGCAAACCCTACGGCATTGAGGGCTTTTCGTGGACGGCGGCTCTAGTAATTGATTTGTTAAACGAGTAG
- a CDS encoding type II secretion system F family protein, whose protein sequence is MAQFSYTARTKTGSMQQGTLTATDRAAALASLSQQNLVPVLVKEQKEGGGFGLFKKGRKVKLKDKVIFSRQLATMVNAGVPIVKALTILSEEASESKRLQEALRDATKRVESGGTLADALAQHPDVFSYVYINMVRAGETGGILDEVLERLATQQEKDAEIVGKVRGAMIYPGVISTVAVFAFFFLMTVIVPKLSVIFKDLGGQLPIYTRILLGISNFMTHFWYILIIIMVAIVVTFIRFHATARGKRIVDRVLTKAPIVGPIIIKVNVARFARTFGSLLSSGINVMEALTATKSALKNSLFSDALDEMARAIRNGKSISEPLKNSELFPPIVAQMTLVGEETGKLDEILVKVADFYEREVDTVISSIASIIEPVLIIALGVMIGFIVLSVFGPISQLNNQV, encoded by the coding sequence ATGGCACAGTTTAGCTACACTGCCAGGACTAAAACTGGCTCCATGCAACAAGGGACTCTTACAGCCACCGACCGAGCGGCGGCGCTCGCTAGCCTGTCGCAACAAAACTTGGTGCCGGTCTTAGTCAAAGAGCAAAAGGAGGGCGGCGGCTTTGGCCTGTTTAAAAAAGGCCGCAAGGTCAAGCTCAAAGACAAAGTCATCTTTTCGCGCCAGTTGGCCACCATGGTCAATGCCGGTGTCCCGATCGTCAAGGCGCTGACGATATTGAGCGAGGAGGCTTCCGAATCCAAACGCCTGCAAGAGGCTTTGCGCGATGCCACTAAGCGGGTGGAAAGCGGCGGGACTCTAGCTGATGCCCTGGCCCAGCACCCCGACGTTTTTAGCTACGTTTACATCAACATGGTCCGGGCCGGCGAAACTGGTGGTATTTTGGATGAGGTCCTCGAGCGCTTAGCCACGCAGCAAGAAAAAGACGCCGAAATCGTCGGCAAAGTCCGCGGCGCCATGATTTATCCTGGTGTTATTTCGACCGTGGCCGTATTTGCCTTCTTCTTTTTGATGACCGTCATCGTTCCGAAACTGTCGGTCATCTTCAAAGACTTAGGCGGCCAGTTGCCAATTTACACCCGAATCTTGTTGGGAATAAGCAACTTTATGACTCACTTCTGGTACATATTAATTATCATAATGGTGGCCATAGTGGTAACCTTCATCCGCTTTCATGCGACTGCTCGGGGCAAACGCATTGTCGATCGGGTCCTAACCAAAGCGCCGATCGTTGGGCCCATTATTATTAAAGTCAACGTGGCCAGGTTCGCTCGAACCTTTGGTTCGCTACTGTCTTCCGGAATTAATGTCATGGAAGCTCTAACCGCCACCAAATCGGCCCTCAAAAACAGCCTTTTCAGTGATGCCTTGGATGAAATGGCCCGGGCCATCCGCAACGGTAAATCAATTTCCGAGCCGCTCAAAAACTCGGAACTCTTTCCCCCGATTGTGGCGCAAATGACGCTGGTTGGCGAAGAAACCGGTAAATTAGATGAAATTTTAGTTAAAGTGGCCGATTTTTACGAACGCGAAGTTGATACCGTCATCTCAAGCATTGCTTCCATCATCGAACCAGTTTTAATTATCGCCCTAGGCGTCATGATCGGCTTCATCGTGCTATCGGTCTTCGGCCCAATTTCGCAGCTGAATAACCAAGTTTAG
- a CDS encoding formyltransferase family protein yields MKIAVLASGSGTILASMIEHKVPISLVLADKQCKALEIAQAAGIPAVLIDRREFGYKPKIGEGWDREGFTRAVAAALQENGIKLVAMAGFFTILHDVIFEDYDKRILNIHPALLPAFKGEYAVRDALAARVSETGSTVHIATEVLDDESYILGQVRVPVEDGDDVETLWERIKVQERELYPQVLLDILSGKINLDEVVKNSAR; encoded by the coding sequence ATGAAGATTGCAGTCCTAGCTTCAGGTAGTGGCACCATCTTGGCATCGATGATTGAGCACAAAGTCCCGATCAGTCTGGTGCTAGCCGATAAGCAGTGCAAGGCGCTGGAAATCGCCCAAGCTGCCGGTATCCCAGCAGTGCTGATTGATCGTAGGGAGTTTGGCTACAAGCCCAAAATCGGTGAGGGTTGGGACCGCGAGGGCTTTACCCGCGCGGTCGCCGCAGCCTTACAGGAGAACGGCATCAAGCTTGTGGCTATGGCTGGGTTTTTTACCATCCTCCACGACGTCATATTCGAGGACTACGACAAGCGGATTTTGAACATCCACCCGGCCCTCCTACCAGCGTTCAAAGGCGAATATGCTGTTCGCGATGCTCTGGCTGCTCGAGTCAGCGAAACCGGCTCGACCGTCCACATCGCTACTGAAGTGCTCGACGACGAAAGCTATATACTGGGGCAGGTTAGAGTCCCAGTCGAAGACGGCGACGACGTTGAGACGCTCTGGGAGCGAATCAAAGTCCAAGAGCGCGAGCTGTATCCGCAGGTCCTATTGGACATTTTGAGCGGCAAGATCAATCTCGACGAAGTCGTTAAAAACTCGGCCCGTTAG
- the tsaB gene encoding tRNA (adenosine(37)-N6)-threonylcarbamoyltransferase complex dimerization subunit type 1 TsaB encodes MILILKTAGMECEIGLLDETGQKITGEIWQSGRELSEGLLTHILEIIKQNQASIDDLSGIIVFEGPGSFTSLRIGLSVANTMAYSQNLPIVGSTGKNWITAGFTKLKSAKPGDYVMPAYGAEANITKPRK; translated from the coding sequence ATGATCTTAATTCTCAAAACGGCCGGTATGGAATGCGAAATTGGTTTGCTTGATGAAACTGGCCAAAAAATCACTGGCGAAATTTGGCAATCGGGCCGCGAATTATCCGAAGGATTACTGACGCACATTCTAGAGATCATTAAACAAAACCAGGCCAGCATTGATGACCTCAGCGGCATCATAGTTTTCGAAGGCCCCGGGTCATTCACCAGCCTTCGCATCGGCCTAAGTGTTGCTAACACCATGGCTTATTCGCAAAACCTTCCGATCGTCGGATCAACTGGGAAGAATTGGATTACGGCTGGTTTCACCAAACTCAAATCAGCCAAACCAGGCGATTACGTTATGCCAGCCTACGGCGCCGAGGCGAATATTACAAAGCCGAGGAAGTGA